One Cryptomeria japonica chromosome 9, Sugi_1.0, whole genome shotgun sequence genomic window carries:
- the LOC131858328 gene encoding light-independent protochlorophyllide reductase subunit B-like, with product MRDYSDAIENVRNIMATIVPCKLSQKISSELEHNISLDKICIAICHMKKSKVPKCDGFPIEFYKANTNLVHKILPEVYKEAIENGYLGKHINRRIIKLIILSINGQTQFVSQAAWFSRSIDCQNLTGKETVVFGDTTHAASITKILVREMGIRVSCACTYCKHDAEWFKEQIQGFCDEILITDDHAEVGDMIAHMEPSAIFGTQMECHIGKRLDIPCGVISAPVHIQNFPLGYRPFLGYEGTNQIADLVYNSFALGMEDHLLDIFGGHDTKEIISTSLSTDIGLIWNPESRLELSKIPRFAREKVERNTEKFARQKGIETITVEVMYAAKEALNT from the coding sequence ATGCGGGATTATAGTGATGCTATTGAAAATGTAAGAAATATTATGGCTACGATTGTTCCTTGCAAGCTTAGCCAAAAAATTTCATCAGAATTAGAGCACAATATTTCTCTTGATAAGATCTGTATAGCTATTTGTCACATGAAAAAAAGTAAAGTTCCTAAGtgtgatgggtttcctattgagttttatAAGGCTAATACTAATTTGGTACACAAGATCTTACCGGAAGTTTATAAGGAAGCTATTGAGAATGGGTATTTGGGTAAGCATATTAATAGAAGAATCATTAAGCTTATCATATTATCTATCAACGGACAGACTCAATTTGTTTCCCAAGCTGCTTGGTTTTCAAGATCTATTGATTGTCAGAATTTGACGGGCAAAGAAACAGTTGTTTTTGGTGATACAACGCACGCTGCTTCAATCACTAAGATACTTGTTCGAGAAATGGGGATTCGTGTGAGTTGTGCATGTACTTATTGCAAACATGATGCGGAATGGTTCAAAGAGCAAATTCAAGGTTTCTGCGATGAAATACTGATCACAGATGATCATGCTGAGGTAGGAGATATGATCGCTCACATGGAAccatctgcaatatttggtacTCAAATGGAATGTCATATTGGTAAACGTCTTGATATTCCTTGTGGAGTTATTTCTGCACCAGTTCATATACAAAACTTTCCCTTGGGATACCGACCCTTTCTAGGTTACGAAGGTACTAATCAAATAGCTGATCTAGTTTATAACTCATTTGCTCTGGGTATGGAGGACCatcttctagatatttttggtgGTCATGATACTAAAGAAATAATATCCACATCATTGTCTACAGATATAGGCCTAATTTGGAATCCTGAAAGTCGACTAGAATTAAGTAAAATTCCTCGTTTTGCCAGAGAAAAGGTAGAAAGAAATACTGAGAAATTTGCACGACAAAAGGGGATTGAAACCATTACTGTCGAAGTAATGTACGCAGCTAAAGAAGCGTTGAATACCTAG
- the LOC131038269 gene encoding uncharacterized protein LOC131038269, which produces MDMADKSAMQMDIALQVVVLGVALGLMWVLWGGGVPRALARMTGPSRTKIESRAHFVKGAQLLARSRSAKPSLSESLAGEAADEAERAIALNSTDAACHILKGLALERQGHMVAALNSLDTALSPRVVKSLAKTEQSDALFKRAEIRLGGDAKKRHVDAAIADLEAAVALNEKNEKALCLLGTCYEKKGMNVEARRAFQEALKAEPQLIEAKAGLERLS; this is translated from the coding sequence ATGGACATGGCAGATAAGTCTGCAATGCAGATGGACATAGCGCTACAAGTTGTAGTACTGGGCGTCGCTCTGGGTCTCATGTGGGTATTATGGGGTGGGGGTGTACCGCGTGCTTTAGCACGGATGACAGGTCCGAGCCGAACCAAGATCGAATCCCGGGCACACTTCGTAAAGGGCGCTCAATTACTGGCCCGGTCCAGATCGGCCAAGCCATCGCTCTCTGAGAGTTTAGCCGGCGAGGCGGCGGACGAGGCGGAGAGGGCCATAGCCCTTAATTCTACAGATGCCGCCTGTCATATACTCAAGGGTTTGGCTCTCGAGCGCCAGGGTCACATGGTCGCTGCTCTCAATTCCCTTGACACTGCCCTCTCCCCTAGGGTTGTGAAAAGCCTGGCCAAAACTGAGCAGTCGGATGCGCTGTTTAAGCGGGCGGAAATTCGGCTCGGAGGGGACGCCAAGAAGCGCCACGTGGATGCTGCCATTGCTGACCTGGAGGCTGCTGTGGCCCTTAATGAGAAGAATGAGAAGGCGCTGTGTTTGCTGGGGACTTGTTATGAGAAAAAGGGGATGAATGTGGAGGCGCGGCGGGCGTTTCAGGAAGCTCTGAAGGCCGAGCCGCAACTCATCGAGGCCAAGGCAGGTCTGGAACGCCTTTCTTGA